In Mustela lutreola isolate mMusLut2 chromosome 4, mMusLut2.pri, whole genome shotgun sequence, the genomic stretch GCAAACCAGGACAAACCTGGTACTTCGCTGAGGTCCAGTTCTTTGACATGGAAAGCCTAGCTCTCCTGATCTCAGCACTCACATATCTCAAATGATCGTCATCATGCATTCATGACAGCTACAGTCCATCTCCCTGGATGGTGAAGGGAAAGGATGTAATGGTATATATGAGGGATAAGTGAGTTGGAAGGAAGAACTTCCAAAGCACTGCGTAGACATGGGCCAGGAGCACCAGGCATATCCTTTGGAATTGGCAGTGGTAACATGGAACATGGAGACTGGGTATTGTTTAACTTTGGGTTGGCTGTGAAGGCAGTGTAGGATATGAGAGCATGGGCTTTGGTCATAGACTTCAATGTGATTCTTTCCCTGTTACCTGTGGGAAGTTGATAAGTTGCTTAATGtctttctgagactcagttttctgTATCAGTAAAATGGGTATAGTAACATGTAAAGAGGCTATGTATGAGTTAAATTAcattactgggtgcctgggtggctcactggtgGCTTaaccagtgggttaagcctctgcctttggctcaggtcatgatctcagggtcctggaattgggtcccacatcaggctctctgctcagtggggagcctgcttccttctctctctctctctctctctctctctctgcctgtctgcttctatgcctacttgtgatctctgtcaaataaataaattgaaccaTAGACTCTGACCAAGTGATATTTTTCTCTCCAGGAGAGCTAAGTGCTGTGTCTCCAGTATGGAAGTGGAGAACCAGACCCAGGTCACCAAGTTCATTCTGGTGGGATTCCCTGGGAACTGGGGCATGCGGTTAGCAGTGTTCCTGATGTTCCTCATGGCCTATATTCTGACGGTGACTGAAAATGTGGTCATCATCCTGCTGGTGCAGCAGAATCGGCCACTGCACAAGCCTATGTACTTCTTCCTGGCCAACCTTTCTTTCTTGGAGACCTGGTATATCTCTGTAACTGTGCCTAAGTTGTTATGCAGTTTTTGGTCTGTGAACAACAGTATCTCCTTCACTCACTGCATGATACAGCTTTACTTCTTCATTGCCCTCATGTGCACAGAATGTGTGCTCCTGGCTGCCATGGCCTATGACCGTTACGTGGCCATCTGCCGTCCACTTCACTACCCCACTGTTATGAGCCACGGGCTTTGCTTGCGCTTGGCTCTTGGATCCTGGGCCATTGGCTTTGGCATCTCTTTGGCTAAGATCTACTTCATCTCTCGCCTCAGCTTCTGTGGCCCCAATGTCATCAATCACTTCTTCTGTGACATCTCTCCAGTCCTTAACCTCTCCTGCACAGACATGTCTGTAGCTGAGCTGGTGGACTTCATCCTGGCACTGGTCATCTTTCTCTTGCCCCTCTCTATCACTGTCCTCTCCTATGGATGTATCCTGGCCACCGTTCTGCGCATGCCCACCGGAAAGCAGAAAGCGTTCTCTACTTGTGCCTCCCACCTCGTGGTGGTCACCATCTTCTATTCAGCCACAATTTTCATGTATGCCAGGCCCCGAGCCATCCACGCCTTCAACATGAACAAAGTGATTTCCATCTTCTATGCCATTGTCACCCCAGCTCTCAACCCTTTCATTTATTGCCTAAGGAACAGGGAGGTCAAAGAGGCTCTGAAGAAACTGGCCTATTGCCAAGCTATCCAATTGGACTAGGACTTACAAATTATTAGGAAGACATGGTTTGATTTGGTGCCTGCTCTTCCATCCTTGGTCCTTTCTTCTTTAATGCCTGATCTCATAGTACTCATATTGGTATCCTATCACCACATCCACATCAACTACATGTTCTTGGCTGTGTTGTGAGGCCTGCATCAACACACGTGGTCTGTGGTCTAAGGGCATACCCCTTGTAGAGAGAACTCTCTTTGGCTGAGACCTAAGATAAGGTTTCTGACACTGTGAGTAAATCCCTAATGGAGTAGAGTGGGTGAGCATGTTGGTGGCATCTGAGTTAGCTTTTTGGGGGGATCTAGCAAGCATTAAGTGTTGTGGGCCAACAGATCTGAGAGGGCTTCCTGACTGAGACAGAAGTAGCAGTGTCTTCCTGGTTATTGTGCTGACTGTCAATCTTGGTGGCAGAGACTAGAGTTTGCTCCTCTAGTTGTGCTGGCTGTCAATCTTGGTGGCAGAGACTAGAGTTTGCTCCTCTAGTTCTCCCCCCGCAACACTTTTCATAAGTAGCTGCTTCCCTGCATTATAAACATTTCTGCTTCAGGTAGCTAGAGTGTTTCCTGTACATGAACTATACATAAAACAATTGTAATTTGTCTTCTGATATAACTTATACTGTTGTTTTGTACTGAATTTCATATTTCCCTCCTAGATGTTACAGTATGTTTGTTTGTATCTGCTAAAGGCTGAgcacaaaataaatgataaataaataaatatcagcaaatatattatttgctgAAGGAAACTTTGCccttattaagcatcttttcttttgacctcaatgtttttcttcctctttaatcTACTTTTACTCCCCCTGGCCTCCATCTCTCAGCACGTCATCTCAAATACAAGCAAGTTGTCCAAGTTTAGGATTTGACAGATTTCCATCCTATGCCACAGTGACTCTCAGCTCTCCTACTTGTTTATCTGACACCCTACCGATGAACACTAGACTTGCTGATCAAACATGTCACACCCACAGAAGGTATAGATGTACCTACTCTTGGTTCACAGTTTTGTCAATGGCAAAGAGAGCCACACTTTAAGCTACATTCAATATAATATGCCAATATCAATATGCAGGAATTTAAGTCTTCCTTTAAAACAGTTGAAAATAGAATCGCTTTTAGCATTTTCAACATCTTttaccccctccaaaaaaaaatttaaaaaaatttttttaataagaggcATTAAGAAAGATTCATTTTATAGACTGCATTTTATAGACATGTGGACTAGAAGCTTAGGAAGTAAATAATGTACCATCAGAGTGGGGAGCAAAAGTCAAAAACCCAGATCTCCTGACTCTAAGCCCTGGGTCTGTCGTTGGCTCGTGGCATCTTTCTAGAGAGAAAACATGCTTCTTCAGCAGACTAAATGTGTAGGGCTTTGGTTAGAATCATTAAATGCTATACCTGGAGAAATTGttaataaaaatggacaaatgtGGAATATATTCCTcaggaaagcaaagaaacaaagataaaatgcAAGCTTACCTTACTTTAGAGAATaacattcaaaagaaaatgactttCATAATggaaatgatttaatatttgctCCTGGAACTTGATGTAATAAAGAAGTGATTATAcatatatttccatttcaaaCCAAACATATAAGGAAAAGTTATTATTTTCTGAGCTAATTCAGATGAACCAATCATAAGGTTGCAGTCTAATAGGGCTATGAAATGCATGTGctgaaaaaaaacaagaagtagTGAATGGGCAATAAAAATTACCAACTGGCTGCTGACAATCTGAGTTCTGGTCCTGGATGTCTTTGTCATGTGACATGAACAAATCATCTAAACTCTCTGAAACACTGATTCTTCACATGTAATACAGAAATAATAATGCCTTCTTTGCCTCCCTTCCACGATGGTTAAGAGGATAAGCTGACATGATTCCAAAGACTGATTGTTCAAGATCTGGGCCAGTATAAGAGCTAAGCAGGCCAAAACTCAGTTACAGTTTATTGGGGAGAACTAACAGAAGTCTCTGTAGACCTCCAAAACCATCTGTACTGACTGAACTCCACCTCCCAGAGTCTGGGAGACTCCCAATAGAGGGTTGTTtgcttctttattatttctactaAGTGtctgggtgagagagagagtgtggaagTAGTTCTATTCAATTGTGTTTCAAAGAGCAGTTGGGAATCAGTTATGTAATCTTGAACTCACAAGAGGAACACCTAAATGCATGAACTCAGCCAATGAGAGAGTAAAGAACAGATCAATGTAGGAATCAGCCTCAACAGAGGAAAGATGATGTACAGCAGTATAATGGATAAATGCACACATAGGATCATTATTTGTAAAGTGAGCCACATAAAGCAAGACATTTTGAACAAGTCGTCTTGGGGGTAGGTAATGACCTTGTAGACTCTGGTAGTCAGTTTAAGCAATTTACTTGGAGACCAAGCCTCAGATCAGTCCGTTTAGACCAACGATTGATTCGTTTAGACCAAGCAGCCCATAATGGAGTTCATCAAaccaatgaaaaaatatttttataacaaaatataaaaacttgtATTTAGGAACATATGGTGGACAATATAATTATACATACAAAATtcatacataatatacataatgGAGTAGGTTGAATGGCAGCCCCCAGAAAGATTTGTCCCATCCTCAAGCTGGAATTTGTGATTGTGAACTTATTTGGAAAAGAAGCCTTGGATATGTAGTTAAGTTAAGGTTCTcagagttcctgggtggcttagtcaattaagcaactgccttcagctcaggtcatgatcccaggaacctggggctgggagcctgcttctccctctgcctgccgcttcccctgcttgtgttctctctctgtgtgtcaagctTTAAAGTCAAGGATCTCAAAATGAGGCCATCTTTGATTATCTATATGGGCTGTAAATCCAATGACAAGTTTGTTGtaagacagagaaggggagaaggcagaggtgaAGACCATGTGAAAATGGATGTAGAAAGGACTTAAACTTCCACAAGCCAAGGGATGCTTGCAGCCCCCAGGAACTGACAGAG encodes the following:
- the LOC131830473 gene encoding olfactory receptor 6B1, producing the protein MEVENQTQVTKFILVGFPGNWGMRLAVFLMFLMAYILTVTENVVIILLVQQNRPLHKPMYFFLANLSFLETWYISVTVPKLLCSFWSVNNSISFTHCMIQLYFFIALMCTECVLLAAMAYDRYVAICRPLHYPTVMSHGLCLRLALGSWAIGFGISLAKIYFISRLSFCGPNVINHFFCDISPVLNLSCTDMSVAELVDFILALVIFLLPLSITVLSYGCILATVLRMPTGKQKAFSTCASHLVVVTIFYSATIFMYARPRAIHAFNMNKVISIFYAIVTPALNPFIYCLRNREVKEALKKLAYCQAIQLD